From Streptomyces yatensis, one genomic window encodes:
- a CDS encoding MMPL family transporter — MQTTSSGIPSDPHPSDAAPPSAAGPPSGSGGKRRRSLPWALIAGWVLLLLVAVPFAGKLEGVKRDTAVDYLPAGADSTQVARLQERLPGGDTIDLVLVYHRDGGLTDADRKAAGEKVAEVAGRHDTVGGQAPRAIPSKDGTTLMYPMALTGVTDEKERAEAVKDVRAELASHPEGLSVQVGGPGALSADSQEVFASTDGTLMFATAGVVALLLIITYRSPLLWLVPLGVVGVAAMAAMAIVYGLVQGFDLVVTSMSSSIMTVLVFGAGTDYALLIVSRYREELRRHRAPYDAMREALRGCGPAVLASSGTVAAGLLCLLAADLNSSSGLGPVGAVGVVCALAAMMTLLPAVLVLLGRRVFWPLIPVYGSEPRTNRRGFFEAMGGSARRRPGAVLLGGAALLGALAIGVLNLPGDLKQEDTFTDKPESVAATQTLAHAYPDSSSQPISVMTRTTGADEVLRRARDTEGVARADRGRSGGGWTEIDVFPKGAPQSAGETATLHALRSGLVRVEDADAVVGGPSAQQLDLKDTNARDRMLVIPLVLIAVLLILAALLRSLVAPLVLVVAVVAVWGAAMGVGGLFFDPVFGFAGVDPGLPLLSFVFLVALGVDYGIFLMHRMREESLRGADVPDAAVTALRTTGGVIASAGLVLAATFAVLATLPMVMLVEMGFVVAVGVLLDTFLVRTYLVTSASLLLKRWVWWPGALFRRTPAPPASPPSSAPSAPGGRGGPSGPEARPEPAVRGG, encoded by the coding sequence ATGCAGACGACATCGTCAGGGATCCCCAGCGATCCCCATCCATCGGACGCGGCGCCACCCTCCGCGGCCGGGCCGCCCTCCGGGTCCGGCGGCAAGCGACGCCGCTCACTGCCCTGGGCGCTCATCGCGGGCTGGGTGCTGCTGCTCCTCGTCGCCGTCCCCTTCGCGGGCAAGCTCGAGGGCGTCAAGCGGGACACGGCCGTCGACTACCTCCCGGCGGGCGCCGACTCCACCCAGGTGGCCCGGCTCCAGGAGCGGCTGCCCGGTGGCGACACCATCGACCTCGTCCTCGTCTACCACCGCGACGGCGGGCTGACCGACGCCGACCGTAAGGCGGCCGGCGAGAAGGTCGCCGAGGTGGCGGGGCGCCACGACACCGTCGGTGGGCAGGCGCCGCGCGCCATACCGTCCAAGGACGGCACGACCCTGATGTACCCCATGGCGCTCACCGGCGTGACGGACGAGAAGGAGCGGGCGGAGGCCGTCAAGGACGTCCGCGCCGAGCTCGCCTCCCACCCCGAGGGCCTGAGCGTCCAGGTCGGCGGTCCAGGGGCGCTCAGCGCCGATTCACAGGAGGTCTTCGCCTCCACCGACGGCACGCTGATGTTCGCCACCGCCGGGGTGGTCGCCCTGCTGCTGATCATCACCTACCGCAGCCCTCTGCTGTGGCTGGTTCCGCTGGGGGTGGTCGGGGTCGCCGCCATGGCCGCGATGGCCATCGTCTACGGCCTCGTCCAGGGCTTCGACCTCGTCGTCACCAGCATGAGCTCCTCGATCATGACGGTGCTGGTCTTCGGCGCGGGCACCGACTACGCCCTGCTGATCGTCTCCCGCTACCGCGAGGAGCTCCGCCGCCACCGCGCCCCGTACGACGCGATGCGCGAGGCCCTGCGCGGCTGCGGTCCTGCCGTGCTCGCCTCCAGCGGCACCGTCGCCGCCGGGCTGCTGTGCCTGCTCGCCGCCGACCTCAACAGCAGCAGCGGCCTGGGCCCGGTCGGCGCGGTCGGGGTCGTCTGCGCGCTGGCGGCCATGATGACGCTGCTGCCCGCGGTGCTGGTGCTGCTGGGGCGGCGGGTGTTCTGGCCGCTGATCCCGGTCTACGGCAGTGAGCCGCGGACGAACCGGCGCGGGTTCTTCGAGGCGATGGGCGGCTCGGCCCGCCGCCGGCCCGGAGCCGTCCTGCTCGGCGGTGCCGCGCTGCTGGGCGCCCTCGCCATCGGCGTGCTCAATCTGCCCGGCGACCTCAAGCAGGAGGACACCTTCACCGACAAGCCCGAGTCGGTGGCCGCGACCCAGACCCTCGCCCACGCCTATCCGGACAGCAGCAGCCAGCCCATCAGCGTGATGACGCGCACCACGGGGGCGGACGAGGTGCTGCGGCGGGCGCGCGACACGGAGGGGGTCGCGCGGGCGGACCGCGGACGCAGCGGCGGCGGCTGGACGGAGATCGACGTCTTCCCCAAGGGCGCCCCGCAGTCGGCGGGGGAGACCGCCACCCTGCACGCCCTGCGCTCCGGTCTCGTACGGGTCGAGGACGCCGACGCGGTCGTCGGCGGGCCCAGCGCCCAGCAGCTCGATCTGAAGGACACCAACGCCCGCGACCGGATGCTGGTCATCCCGCTGGTGCTGATCGCCGTGCTGCTGATCCTCGCGGCCCTGCTGCGCAGCCTCGTCGCGCCACTGGTCCTGGTCGTCGCCGTGGTCGCCGTATGGGGCGCGGCGATGGGCGTCGGCGGGCTCTTCTTCGACCCGGTCTTCGGCTTCGCCGGAGTGGACCCCGGGCTGCCGCTGCTCTCCTTCGTCTTCCTGGTCGCCCTCGGCGTCGACTACGGCATCTTCCTGATGCACCGGATGCGGGAGGAGTCGCTGCGCGGGGCGGACGTCCCGGACGCGGCCGTGACCGCGCTGCGCACCACGGGCGGCGTGATCGCCTCGGCCGGTCTGGTGCTGGCGGCGACCTTCGCGGTGCTGGCCACGCTGCCGATGGTGATGCTGGTCGAGATGGGGTTCGTGGTGGCGGTCGGCGTGCTGCTCGACACCTTCCTCGTGCGGACGTATCTGGTGACGTCGGCGAGCCTGCTGCTGAAGCGGTGGGTGTGGTGGCCGGGTGCCCTCTTCCGCCGTACGCCCGCCCCGCCTGCCTCGCCGCCTTCGTCGGCCCCCTCGGCGCCGGGAGGCCGGGGCGGCCCCTCCGGTCCCGAGGCCCGTCCCGAACCGGCCGTACGCGGCGGCTGA
- a CDS encoding sensor histidine kinase yields the protein MEPVPAPSATQAATTPPAHPAGRSTAHFTAHRALASVLRALHSGPRPAETLDEARRRRRVDAGIAGAVLVLQITLALLNLDRNGHRPDAFGWALLAASAVALVGRRHSPMVVTAAVVLMVGPYHAMGNVHIAVVPAGLLAVYTLAVIGPPLRSFLTVGILLVGMVTMMTLGSNVRAGADMLRSSGWVLSVVVIGEAIRIHRKYIAAILERAERAERTREEEAARRVAEERLRIARDLHDLLAHSITLIGVQTSVAAHVLIADPERLDREAMAKALDAMADTCRDARAELRATLQVLRGGADGEADRADEEDIGPLPGLAGLADLAAAAEAAGVRVDLTVDVEAAELSPAVGAAAYRIVQEALTNAVRHAPGTRVRITLVRNEGELCVAAVDDGPDGDGEPLTAPAEPGYGIVGMRERARSVAGSLTAGPREDGPGFAIRAALPWGRGGPPGGRTGTAQTTAAPREATA from the coding sequence ATGGAGCCCGTGCCCGCACCTTCCGCGACCCAGGCCGCGACCACCCCACCGGCGCACCCCGCCGGGCGCTCCACCGCGCACTTCACCGCCCACCGCGCGCTCGCCTCCGTGCTGCGGGCCCTGCACAGCGGCCCCCGCCCCGCCGAGACCCTGGACGAGGCCCGCAGGCGGCGGCGGGTGGACGCCGGGATCGCCGGTGCGGTGCTGGTCCTGCAGATCACGCTGGCCCTGCTCAACCTCGATCGGAACGGCCATCGGCCCGACGCGTTCGGCTGGGCGCTGCTCGCCGCCAGCGCCGTGGCGCTCGTGGGGCGGCGGCACAGCCCGATGGTGGTCACCGCGGCCGTGGTGCTCATGGTCGGGCCGTACCACGCCATGGGCAACGTCCATATCGCGGTCGTCCCGGCCGGGCTCCTCGCCGTCTACACCCTCGCCGTGATCGGCCCGCCGCTGCGGTCCTTCCTCACGGTCGGCATCCTGCTCGTGGGCATGGTGACGATGATGACCCTCGGCAGCAATGTGCGGGCCGGCGCCGACATGCTGCGCAGCTCCGGCTGGGTGCTGTCGGTCGTGGTGATCGGCGAGGCGATCCGCATCCACCGCAAGTACATCGCCGCGATCCTGGAGCGGGCCGAACGCGCCGAGCGGACCCGTGAGGAGGAGGCGGCCCGGCGGGTCGCCGAGGAACGGCTGCGCATCGCGCGCGATCTGCACGATCTGCTGGCGCACAGCATCACCCTCATCGGCGTCCAGACCTCCGTCGCGGCCCATGTCCTGATCGCCGACCCCGAGCGGCTGGACCGCGAGGCGATGGCCAAGGCGCTCGACGCGATGGCCGACACCTGCCGGGACGCCCGCGCCGAGCTGCGGGCCACCCTGCAGGTGCTGCGCGGGGGCGCGGACGGCGAGGCCGACCGCGCGGACGAGGAGGACATCGGACCGCTGCCGGGGCTCGCCGGGCTCGCCGACCTGGCCGCGGCGGCGGAGGCGGCGGGCGTACGCGTGGACCTCACGGTCGACGTGGAGGCGGCCGAACTGTCGCCCGCCGTGGGCGCCGCCGCCTACCGGATCGTGCAGGAGGCCCTGACCAACGCCGTCCGCCACGCACCCGGCACGAGGGTGCGGATCACGCTCGTACGGAACGAGGGGGAGCTGTGCGTCGCCGCCGTGGACGACGGCCCCGACGGCGACGGTGAGCCCCTTACCGCGCCCGCCGAACCGGGCTACGGCATCGTCGGCATGCGCGAGCGGGCCCGCAGCGTCGCGGGCAGCCTGACCGCCGGACCACGCGAGGACGGCCCAGGCTTCGCGATCAGGGCCGCGCTGCCGTGGGGCCGGGGCGGCCCGCCCGGCGGCCGTACGGGCACCGCACAGACCACCGCAGCGCCCAGGGAGGCCACCGCATGA
- a CDS encoding response regulator transcription factor has protein sequence MRVLLADDQRLVRSAFAMLVSSARDMDVVGQAGTGREAVELARTARADLVVMDIRMPDLDGIEATRRIAADEDLAGVRVLVLTTYDTDEHIVEALRAGASGFLVKDTRPAELLDAIRTVAAGESLLSPGPTARLIARVLRLPDAPPPGAPAPAALAALSERERQVLALVARGLNNAEAAQTLGLSPLTTKTHVSRIMGKLGARDRAQLVIAAYESGLVTPSRS, from the coding sequence ATCAGGGTGCTGCTCGCCGACGACCAGAGGCTGGTCCGTTCCGCCTTCGCCATGCTGGTCTCCTCGGCCCGCGACATGGACGTGGTCGGGCAGGCGGGCACCGGCCGCGAGGCCGTCGAACTGGCCCGCACCGCCCGCGCCGACCTCGTGGTCATGGACATCCGGATGCCCGACCTCGACGGCATCGAGGCGACCCGCCGCATCGCCGCCGACGAGGACCTGGCCGGGGTCAGGGTCCTCGTCCTGACGACCTACGACACCGACGAGCACATCGTCGAGGCACTGCGCGCGGGCGCCTCCGGATTCCTGGTGAAGGACACCCGGCCCGCCGAACTCCTGGACGCCATAAGGACGGTGGCGGCGGGGGAGTCCCTGCTCTCGCCGGGCCCCACCGCCCGCCTCATCGCCCGCGTCCTGCGGCTCCCGGACGCCCCGCCGCCCGGCGCCCCGGCCCCCGCCGCGCTGGCCGCGCTCTCCGAGCGCGAGCGCCAGGTGCTCGCCCTCGTCGCCCGCGGCCTCAACAACGCCGAGGCCGCCCAGACCCTCGGTCTCTCACCGCTCACCACCAAGACCCATGTCAGCCGCATCATGGGCAAGCTGGGCGCCCGCGACCGCGCCCAACTGGTCATCGCGGCCTACGAGTCCGGCCTGGTCACCCCGTCCCGCTCCTGA